Proteins encoded by one window of Lutibacter sp. A64:
- a CDS encoding acyl-CoA thioesterase yields the protein MNFEVTFNTKWSDFDPNRHMRHTAYNDYAAEVRVRYFQEHGLSINEFAKLNIGPILFKEETSFLKEIHIGENITVKMELEGVSKGIERWRFKHQIFNQKGVLSAEIKVYGAWIDLYKRKLTTPPAEFVKILEDLPKTENFKEIPLKSEK from the coding sequence ATGAATTTCGAAGTTACTTTTAATACAAAATGGTCAGATTTTGACCCAAACAGACATATGAGACATACAGCATATAACGATTATGCTGCTGAAGTTAGAGTTCGCTACTTTCAAGAACACGGTTTATCAATTAACGAATTTGCCAAACTAAATATTGGTCCAATTTTATTTAAAGAAGAAACTTCTTTTCTTAAAGAAATCCATATTGGTGAAAACATCACTGTTAAAATGGAACTAGAAGGTGTTTCAAAAGGAATTGAACGTTGGCGCTTTAAACACCAAATATTCAATCAAAAAGGTGTGCTTTCTGCTGAAATTAAAGTTTATGGAGCGTGGATAGATTTATACAAACGAAAACTAACAACTCCTCCTGCAGAATTTGTTAAGATTTTAGAAGATTTACCTAAAACCGAAAACTTTAAAGAAATACCATTAAAAAGTGAAAAATAG
- a CDS encoding DNA/RNA non-specific endonuclease, which produces MKNRKTIYTLVTVFFAILFFIWDNYDFEGFGNDKDNVVINTTNFLPSSTTGQIVHHNNYSLSYNEKHEQAEWVAYILKDSHISSTNFKRPYFEKDSKVKTKSAHYKNYSNSGYDKGHLCPAGDRKFSKSAFNETFLTSNISPQEHQFNAGVWNRLEQKTRYWATKYKNLYIVTGGILENSAKTIGSEKVTVPNYFYKIILDFQEPEIKAIAFLIPHENSEKALYKFVTSIDKIEELTGIDFFPKLEDSVENKLETSTNYLNWNF; this is translated from the coding sequence GTGAAAAATAGGAAAACTATTTACACACTTGTAACTGTATTTTTTGCCATCCTATTTTTTATTTGGGATAATTATGATTTTGAAGGTTTTGGCAATGACAAAGATAACGTTGTAATAAATACAACTAACTTTTTGCCAAGCTCAACAACCGGACAAATAGTTCATCACAATAACTATTCGCTATCTTATAATGAAAAACATGAACAAGCAGAATGGGTTGCTTATATTTTAAAAGATTCGCATATTTCTTCTACCAACTTTAAACGTCCTTATTTCGAAAAAGATTCAAAGGTTAAAACTAAAAGTGCGCATTATAAAAACTATTCTAATTCTGGATACGATAAAGGGCATTTATGTCCGGCAGGTGATCGAAAATTTTCAAAATCGGCATTCAACGAAACCTTTTTAACCAGCAATATTTCACCACAAGAACATCAATTTAATGCTGGTGTTTGGAATAGATTAGAGCAAAAAACAAGATATTGGGCTACAAAATATAAAAATTTATATATTGTTACAGGTGGTATTTTAGAAAATTCAGCCAAAACTATTGGAAGTGAAAAAGTAACTGTTCCAAATTATTTTTATAAGATTATTTTAGACTTTCAAGAGCCTGAAATTAAAGCTATAGCTTTTTTAATTCCGCATGAGAATTCTGAAAAAGCCTTGTATAAATTTGTAACTTCAATAGATAAAATAGAAGAACTTACAGGAATTGATTTCTTTCCAAAGTTAGAAGATTCTGTAGAAAATAAGTTAGAAACTTCTACCAATTATCTTAATTGGAATTTTTAA